From the genome of Streptomyces ficellus:
ACGACGCCGCCGCGTCGGTCGCCCTGGTGACCCTGTGCGGCACGCTCGCCATCGCCGTACTCCCGCTGCTGCACGGCCCGCTGGGCCTGACCGACGCGCAGTTCGGGCGCTGGGTCGGGGCGGGCGTGCACGACGTGGGCCAGGTCGTCGCGGCCGCCCAGACCGCGGGGCCCGCCGCGCTCGGCGAGGCGGTGCTGGTCAAGCTGATGCGGGTCGCGCTGCTGGCGCCCCTGGTCGCGGCACTGGTGGTGGCGGCGCGGCGGCGGGGGCGGGGCGCCGCGCGGGGGCCGGGCGTGGAGGTGCGCGGCACGGAGCGGGACCGGCGTCCGCCGTTCGTGCCGCTGTTCGTCGCCGGGTTCCTGCTCATGGTGGCGCTGCGTACGACCGGGTGGCTGCCCGCGCCGGCTCTGGAGGCCGCCGGTACCGCCCAGGAACTGCTGCTGGCCGCCGCCCTGTTCGGCCTGGGCAGCGCGGTGCACCTGCCGACGCTGTCCCGCACCGGGGCGCGGGTCGCGGTGCTGGGACTGACGGCGTGGGTGCTGATCGCCGCGGTGTCGTACGCGGGCGTCCTGCTGACGGCGTAGCACCGCCGCGCGGGGGCCGAGGGGGGTCAGCGCAGCCAGGGCAGGTCGGCGTCCGGGCCGGCGGGCTGGAGGCCCTCGGCCATGAGCCGCATGATCTCGCCGAGCTGGGCGACCTGTTCGGGGCTGAGCCGGTCGAACAGCGCCTGGCGCACGGCGGTGACGTGGCCGGGCGCGCTCCGCCTCAGCACCTCGTACCCCTCGTCCGTCAGGCAGGCGTTCTGGCCGCGCTTGTCGGAGGGGCAGTCCTCGCGCCGCACCCAGCCGCTCTTCTCCAGGCGGGCCACGGCGTGCGACAGCCGGGAGCGGGTGATCTTGGCGTCCTTGGCGAGCTCGGTCATCCGCATGCGGCGGCGCGGCGCCTGGGAGAGCTGGACGAGCAGGCCGTAGTAGATGTGCGGCATCCCGGCGTCGCGCTGGAGCTGCCGGTCGAGATGGTCCTCCAGCAGGGTGGTGGCCTGCCGGTACGCCCGCCACACCCGCTGTTCGTCGTCACTGAGCCACCGCGGCTGCTCGGCTCCGCCGTTGGTTGCCGTATCCATGTATCCACTCTAAAGGCTTCTTGAAAGTTGAACAAAGGGTCGATACGGTGGTGTTCGAGCCTGCTTGAATGTTCAAGTAAGTAGGATGGAAGCGCACGCCGGGAGCCGCAGCGATGACCGCCTTCACCGAACACCCCCAGCCCTCCGGACCCGCCGCCGGGCGGATGCCCGCCCTGTACCTCTCCCACGGCGCGCCGCCGCTCGCGGACGACCCGCTCTGGCCCGCGCAGCTCGCCGCCTGGTCCGCCTCGCTGCCGCGGCCGGCCGCGATCCTGATGGTCTCCGCCCACTGGGAGGAGGCCCCACTGGCGCTCGGTGCCACCCGGACCGCCCCGCTCGTGTACGACTTCTGGGGCTTCCCCGAGCACTACTACCGCGTCCGCTACCCGGCGCCCGGCGCACCCGCGCTCGCCGAAGCGGTCCGGGGGCTCCTGCGCGCACCCGGCACCCCGGTGCAGGACCTGCCCGACCGGGGCCTGGACCACGGGGCGTACGTCCCGCTCGTCGAGATGTACCCGGATGCCGGCGTCCCCGTCCTCCAGATGTCCCTGCCCACCCTCGACCCGGTCCGGCTCATGGACGTCGGGCGCAGGCTGGCGCCGCTGCGCGACGAGGGCGTACTGATCGTCGGCAGCGGGTTCTTCACCCACAACCTGGCCGCGCTCCGGCACGGCGGCGTCCCCGGCTGGTCGGCGGAGTTCGACGACTGGGGGCGGCGGGCGCTGGAGGGCGGGGACGTGGACGCGCTGCTCGACTTCGCGCACGCCTCACCCGCCGGGGCGCTCGCCCACCCCCGTACCGAACACTTCGCCCCCCTGTTCGTCACCCTGGGCGCCGCCGACGCGGCCGGCGACCTCGACGGCGGGCGCAGCGTCATCGACGGGTTCTGGATGGGGCTCGCGAAGCGGTCCGTGCAGTTCGGCGGTGTCCAGGGGGCGCGGGCAACCAGCGGGCGGTGAAAGCCGTCTTGACGGGTAGGAGCGTGAAACCGGTCCGTGTGTGACGGCCGTCTCACGGACCTCGCGGTCGCCGATGCCCGCGGGGGCGGCGGGATCCCCCTCCCGCGCCCGGTCTGACCTGCACCTCTTCGCCGTCGCGCGGTACGTGTCCACCCTCGGCGGCGCGACAGGGTACTGCAAGATCAGCGAAATCGACGGACGTCATGGGAATTCTGTCCGGTTTCCAGTCGTTGTTTCCGTCGGATGCAGGGCACCCGGGAGGGTGTCGCGACACCTACTCAGCAAGGGAGCTCGCATGGCAACCCGTGCCGTCGCCCGTCGTCAGTCCGCCACCGGTGGGACCACCGACCGGGCAAGCAGCGTTCGCGCCGTGGGCGGGGAGATCGCCGACCGCGACCTGGTCGGCATGTACCTCGACGAGATCGCGCGCACGCCCCTGCTCGACGCCGCCAAGGAGGTCGAGCTGTCCCAGACCATCGAGGCGGGTGTGTACGCCCGGCAGATCCTCGACGGCGACGTGGACTCCGAGGCCGCGGGCGCGTCCCGCGAGGAGCTGGAGCGCCTGGTCGCCGAGGGCGAGCGCGCCAAGGACGTCTTCATCCGGTCGAACCTGCGTCTCGTGGTGGCGGTCGCCCGCCGGTACCCGCGCAGCGGCCTGCCGCTGCTCGACCTCATCCAGGAGGGCAACGCGGGCCTGGTGCGCGCGGT
Proteins encoded in this window:
- a CDS encoding MarR family winged helix-turn-helix transcriptional regulator, which produces MDTATNGGAEQPRWLSDDEQRVWRAYRQATTLLEDHLDRQLQRDAGMPHIYYGLLVQLSQAPRRRMRMTELAKDAKITRSRLSHAVARLEKSGWVRREDCPSDKRGQNACLTDEGYEVLRRSAPGHVTAVRQALFDRLSPEQVAQLGEIMRLMAEGLQPAGPDADLPWLR
- a CDS encoding dioxygenase — protein: MTAFTEHPQPSGPAAGRMPALYLSHGAPPLADDPLWPAQLAAWSASLPRPAAILMVSAHWEEAPLALGATRTAPLVYDFWGFPEHYYRVRYPAPGAPALAEAVRGLLRAPGTPVQDLPDRGLDHGAYVPLVEMYPDAGVPVLQMSLPTLDPVRLMDVGRRLAPLRDEGVLIVGSGFFTHNLAALRHGGVPGWSAEFDDWGRRALEGGDVDALLDFAHASPAGALAHPRTEHFAPLFVTLGAADAAGDLDGGRSVIDGFWMGLAKRSVQFGGVQGARATSGR
- a CDS encoding YeiH family protein, coding for MALVGARVRPLAAGRRAGPGPAPGLALAAAGVGVAWLAHLLVPAVPVLTAAVVLGVAAAHTPWLRARVRGRCKPGLTLAAKRLMRVGVVLLGLKLSLGDVLGLGWRTVAMVLAVVAATLGGTWWLGRRLGLPGDQPALIATGYAICGASAIGAVSAVRDSDEDDAAASVALVTLCGTLAIAVLPLLHGPLGLTDAQFGRWVGAGVHDVGQVVAAAQTAGPAALGEAVLVKLMRVALLAPLVAALVVAARRRGRGAARGPGVEVRGTERDRRPPFVPLFVAGFLLMVALRTTGWLPAPALEAAGTAQELLLAAALFGLGSAVHLPTLSRTGARVAVLGLTAWVLIAAVSYAGVLLTA